A region of Streptomyces deccanensis DNA encodes the following proteins:
- the crcB gene encoding fluoride efflux transporter CrcB, whose amino-acid sequence MQAPQIDGPDAPVPDPPRPAPWHGQAPVVAVVALGGAIGAVTRYAAAVLWPTGTTGFPWTTFCVNVVGCFVIGLLMVAITEKWTVHRLVRPFFGTGVLGGFTTFSTYTVDIQRLIEEGRPATALAYLAATLLAALTAVRLAATTARRVLPDGPTARREKGKRSS is encoded by the coding sequence GTGCAAGCCCCCCAGATCGACGGGCCCGACGCCCCCGTACCCGATCCACCCCGCCCCGCCCCCTGGCACGGCCAGGCGCCGGTCGTCGCGGTCGTCGCCCTGGGGGGCGCGATCGGGGCCGTAACCCGCTACGCGGCCGCAGTCCTCTGGCCCACCGGCACGACCGGCTTCCCGTGGACCACGTTCTGCGTCAATGTCGTCGGCTGCTTCGTGATCGGTCTCCTCATGGTCGCGATCACGGAGAAGTGGACGGTCCACCGCCTCGTCCGCCCCTTCTTCGGCACCGGCGTCCTCGGCGGCTTCACCACCTTCTCGACGTACACCGTCGACATCCAGCGCCTGATCGAGGAGGGCCGGCCCGCCACCGCCCTGGCCTACCTCGCCGCGACCCTCCTCGCCGCCCTCACGGCGGTCCGGCTCGCGGCGACGACGGCCCGGCGCGTGCTCCCCGACGGGCCCACCGCAAGGCGTGAGAAAGGTAAGAGGTCGTCGTGA